The Mesorhizobium loti genome includes a region encoding these proteins:
- a CDS encoding winged helix-turn-helix transcriptional regulator, with protein sequence MTTEKKPQPKKSAAPKGSSGKAAPLSREQVLQQYAETGYELDRHPAHVIRRAHQRATLRFQQVMAGEDLSPTQFAALATILKHGEVSQNHLGRLTAMDPSTISIVMRKLLKHGLITRSASDTDQRLSMIALTGKGTDYTLERLERSVEVGRRFLSPLSPAEQATLLRLLQRINDDDPSNGDGGK encoded by the coding sequence GTGACGACTGAAAAGAAACCGCAACCTAAAAAAAGCGCGGCGCCGAAAGGGTCAAGCGGCAAGGCGGCACCGTTGAGCCGCGAGCAGGTGCTGCAGCAATACGCCGAGACCGGCTACGAACTGGACCGCCACCCGGCGCACGTCATCCGCCGGGCGCATCAGCGCGCAACGCTGCGCTTCCAGCAGGTGATGGCCGGCGAAGACCTTTCGCCAACCCAGTTCGCGGCGCTCGCCACGATCCTCAAGCATGGCGAAGTTTCACAAAACCATCTCGGCCGGCTGACGGCGATGGACCCGTCAACCATCAGCATCGTCATGCGCAAACTGCTCAAACACGGGCTGATCACCCGCAGCGCTTCCGACACCGACCAACGTCTGTCGATGATCGCGCTGACCGGCAAGGGAACCGACTACACGCTCGAGCGGCTCGAACGCAGCGTCGAAGTAGGACGGCGGTTCCTGTCTCCGCTCTCACCGGCCGAGCAGGCGACCCTGCTTCGCCTGCTCCAGCGCATCAACGACGACGATCCATCGAATGGCGACGGCGGCAAATAG
- a CDS encoding prepilin peptidase — translation MLLVEALLLKVLAIPLLARIAWLDFKTQKIANRDVLLLLCLGAGSLLLLSLQSGSWWDTGLSVLAGLLLFVALFPFWVLRKVGAGDVKLMAVMPFLIGGSGLVLFSMLLLVFALITVVVMKTPFMLPEGAFRLYIQHMDRKGVVPFGVPISIAAICTIAFLIWVALMPQINPGI, via the coding sequence ATGTTGCTGGTCGAAGCGCTGCTGTTGAAAGTGCTCGCCATCCCTCTGCTGGCAAGGATTGCCTGGCTCGACTTCAAGACGCAGAAGATCGCCAATCGCGACGTGCTGCTGCTGCTTTGCCTGGGGGCGGGGTCGCTGCTGCTGTTGTCGCTTCAGTCCGGGTCTTGGTGGGACACGGGGCTGAGCGTCCTTGCCGGGCTTCTGTTGTTTGTCGCGCTTTTTCCGTTCTGGGTCCTGCGCAAGGTCGGCGCCGGCGATGTCAAGCTGATGGCGGTCATGCCATTCTTGATCGGCGGCAGCGGCCTCGTCCTGTTTTCCATGCTGTTGCTGGTCTTTGCCCTGATCACGGTCGTGGTGATGAAAACCCCCTTCATGCTGCCTGAGGGTGCGTTCCGGCTCTACATCCAGCATATGGATCGCAAAGGCGTCGTACCTTTCGGGGTGCCGATCTCGATCGCGGCAATCTGCACGATAGCGTTTCTGATCTGGGTGGCGCTGATGCCTCAGATCAACCCAGGGATATGA
- a CDS encoding amidohydrolase family protein, producing the protein MSSDPQSSANTLIVRNIGLLLSGNLAQPIIDADTIVVADGRITGIGKAGDIDSGGAATIIDAMGCAVAPGLIDNHAHPVAGDWTPRQNQIGWMDSTVHGGVTSIISAGEVHTPGRPRDLVGLKALAIAAQRTFSNFRPNGMKILAGAPILEPGLTEEDFRTLAEAGVTLVGEVGLGGVKDGPTGRQMIAWARKYGMTSMTHTGGPSLPGSGRIGADVVLEVDADIVAHVNGGPTALPEAEIRQICENGSRALEIVHNGNLRTGLFVLDLARQRGELARVILGTDSPAGSGVQPLGILRILTMLASLGGIAPEVAFCLASGNTARVRGLDDRGIIEVGRAADLIFMDQAIGGAGDGLLDSVALGNLPGIGMVVIDGVVRTGRSRNTPPAMRVPEVRAA; encoded by the coding sequence ATGTCGTCCGACCCCCAGTCGTCTGCCAACACGCTCATCGTCCGCAACATCGGTCTCCTACTGAGCGGCAATCTGGCTCAACCGATCATCGACGCCGACACCATCGTCGTGGCCGATGGCCGTATCACCGGCATTGGCAAGGCAGGCGACATTGACAGCGGCGGTGCGGCGACGATCATCGATGCGATGGGCTGCGCGGTCGCGCCGGGGCTTATCGACAACCACGCCCATCCGGTGGCCGGCGACTGGACGCCGCGGCAGAACCAGATCGGCTGGATGGATTCGACCGTGCATGGCGGCGTCACGTCAATCATCTCGGCGGGCGAAGTCCACACGCCGGGCCGCCCGCGCGACCTGGTTGGGCTGAAGGCGCTGGCGATCGCTGCCCAGCGCACCTTCTCCAACTTCCGTCCGAACGGCATGAAGATCCTGGCCGGCGCGCCGATCCTGGAACCCGGCCTCACCGAGGAGGATTTCCGCACTCTCGCCGAAGCCGGTGTGACGCTTGTCGGCGAGGTCGGACTTGGCGGCGTCAAGGACGGCCCGACCGGCCGGCAGATGATCGCCTGGGCACGCAAATACGGCATGACCTCGATGACCCACACGGGCGGTCCGTCCCTGCCCGGCTCCGGCCGCATCGGCGCGGATGTCGTGCTGGAGGTCGACGCCGACATCGTCGCCCACGTCAATGGCGGGCCGACGGCCCTCCCCGAAGCCGAAATCCGGCAGATCTGCGAGAACGGCTCGCGCGCGCTCGAAATCGTCCACAACGGCAATTTGCGCACCGGATTGTTCGTGCTCGACCTGGCAAGGCAGCGCGGCGAACTTGCGCGCGTCATCCTCGGCACGGACAGCCCCGCCGGATCCGGCGTGCAGCCGCTCGGCATCCTGCGGATCCTCACCATGCTGGCTTCGCTGGGCGGTATCGCGCCGGAAGTGGCGTTCTGTCTTGCCAGCGGCAACACGGCGCGTGTGCGCGGACTGGATGATCGCGGCATCATCGAGGTCGGTCGCGCCGCCGACCTGATCTTCATGGATCAGGCGATCGGCGGCGCCGGCGACGGGCTGCTCGACAGCGTGGCGCTCGGCAATCTTCCAGGCATCGGCATGGTCGTCATCGACGGCGTGGTGCGGACCGGCCGAAGCCGCAACACTCCGCCGGCGATGCGGGTGCCCGAAGTCAGAGCTGCGTAG
- a CDS encoding nucleoside hydrolase — protein sequence MKDDMMIKPTPILFDCDPGHDDAIALVMAHRSPAIELIGVTTTCGNAEVEKTTANALRILEYIGAGDVPVAQGCHRPLARPLVLGTADGPSGLEGSPYLPQATIKPVDRHAVDFLADRLRAAPEPILVVATGPLSNIGLMILKHRDVLPKIKELIWMGGVFYRKSEIITPTEFNAFCDPEALKIVLDSGVPILMVGLDVTMQVLIEAPQYAELATIDTPLGRLVNDWLLFYEKLHRNSMGVGGAMHDPLALALAIDPTLVRTRPAHIGVDLSGTYAFGATIADYWGERGEKDNARIAYEVDADRFFKLMFDLLRD from the coding sequence GTGAAAGACGACATGATGATCAAGCCAACTCCTATCCTGTTCGACTGCGACCCCGGCCACGACGATGCCATTGCGCTGGTCATGGCGCATCGCTCGCCGGCCATCGAACTCATCGGCGTCACCACGACCTGCGGCAATGCGGAGGTTGAGAAGACGACCGCCAATGCCTTGCGCATCCTTGAATATATCGGCGCCGGCGACGTGCCTGTCGCGCAGGGCTGTCACCGTCCGCTGGCGCGCCCGCTGGTGCTCGGCACCGCCGATGGTCCAAGCGGCCTCGAGGGCTCGCCCTACCTGCCGCAGGCGACGATCAAGCCGGTTGATCGGCATGCGGTCGATTTCCTGGCCGATAGACTGCGCGCCGCGCCCGAACCGATCCTGGTCGTTGCCACCGGCCCGCTCAGCAACATCGGCCTGATGATCCTCAAGCATCGCGACGTGCTGCCCAAGATCAAGGAATTGATCTGGATGGGCGGCGTGTTCTATCGCAAGAGCGAGATCATCACGCCGACCGAGTTCAATGCGTTCTGCGACCCCGAAGCGCTGAAGATCGTTCTGGACAGCGGCGTGCCGATCCTGATGGTTGGCCTCGACGTCACCATGCAGGTGCTGATCGAGGCGCCGCAATATGCTGAACTCGCCACCATCGACACGCCGCTCGGCCGGCTCGTCAACGACTGGCTGCTGTTCTATGAGAAGCTGCATCGCAACTCGATGGGCGTCGGCGGCGCCATGCACGATCCATTGGCACTGGCGCTGGCCATAGACCCGACATTGGTGCGCACGCGCCCTGCCCATATCGGCGTCGACCTGTCCGGCACCTACGCCTTCGGCGCGACCATCGCCGACTACTGGGGCGAGCGCGGTGAAAAGGACAATGCCCGCATCGCCTATGAGGTCGATGCGGACCGTTTCTTCAAGCTGATGTTCGATCTGCTGCGGGACTGA
- a CDS encoding BMP family ABC transporter substrate-binding protein yields MKRALKSLFLAGTMLAISFGPAAAQAKVSVAAISGYFAQGFGVSIVNGLNKAKTDFGIDLKLVDTGNRALDYQQQFENLAKGKQYDLIFVMGWELVDSLQKVSAEYPDQRFVFIDGVLDNPKMIYANFAEEQGSFVAGALAGMIEAKGTAFDKIGDGKAIGFVGGRDIPVIRNFLGGYEQGAKYAAPDVKVNSVFAGTFDDPAKGSELAQALYGQGSDIVYNVAGPTGEGVMQASAAVDKYSIGVDIDMCGSAPGNVLASMLKRGDIAVYTLIKDEVEGRKITAGTRTFDLASGGVEVKVCDDIAPKIPADVTAKLDEIKKGILDGKIVIAKAK; encoded by the coding sequence ATGAAAAGGGCGCTCAAGAGTTTATTTCTGGCCGGCACGATGCTTGCCATTTCGTTCGGGCCGGCCGCCGCACAGGCCAAGGTTTCCGTGGCCGCCATCTCGGGATATTTTGCACAGGGCTTCGGCGTTTCGATCGTCAACGGCCTCAACAAGGCCAAGACCGATTTCGGCATCGACCTCAAGCTGGTCGACACCGGCAATCGCGCGCTCGACTACCAGCAGCAGTTCGAGAACCTTGCCAAGGGCAAACAGTACGACCTCATCTTCGTGATGGGCTGGGAACTGGTGGACTCGCTGCAGAAGGTCAGCGCGGAATATCCCGACCAGCGCTTCGTGTTCATCGATGGGGTGCTCGACAACCCCAAGATGATCTACGCCAACTTCGCCGAGGAACAGGGATCCTTCGTCGCCGGCGCGCTTGCCGGCATGATCGAGGCCAAGGGCACCGCCTTCGACAAGATCGGCGACGGCAAGGCCATCGGCTTCGTCGGCGGCCGCGATATCCCAGTGATCCGCAACTTCCTCGGCGGCTACGAACAGGGCGCCAAATACGCCGCGCCCGATGTGAAAGTGAACTCCGTCTTCGCCGGAACCTTTGACGATCCGGCCAAGGGCAGCGAGCTTGCCCAGGCGCTCTACGGCCAAGGCTCCGACATCGTCTACAACGTTGCCGGCCCGACGGGCGAAGGCGTCATGCAGGCAAGTGCCGCGGTCGACAAATATTCGATCGGCGTCGACATCGACATGTGCGGCTCGGCTCCCGGCAATGTGCTGGCCAGCATGCTGAAGCGCGGCGACATCGCCGTCTATACGCTGATCAAGGACGAGGTCGAGGGCCGCAAGATCACCGCCGGCACCCGCACTTTCGACCTCGCCTCGGGTGGTGTCGAAGTCAAGGTCTGCGATGACATCGCCCCCAAGATCCCGGCTGACGTGACCGCCAAGCTGGATGAGATCAAGAAGGGCATCCTCGACGGCAAGATCGTGATCGCCAAGGCGAAGTAA
- a CDS encoding ABC transporter permease, with product MEILDRLVNVALIAATLRTTAPILLVALGGSFTTKAGIFNIGLEGQMLVGAFFAVLGSIWTGSALAGVACGVAAALVFALVFAVLVVSFKANEVVVGLALNILAGGMTISLMKAIFGTRGSIVGHGIVGLPKVQLPGARNLLGSWAPLISGFTPLVYVAFIAVPLLVLCYNRTRLGLYIRVVGEKPEAAEALGISITRVRYTASLLCGLLAGLAGAHLSLGYITMFTENMSSGRGFMAVAILIFSNGDPLKVLAGCLLFGFADAFSLRLQTFGYPSYLVLTVPYVVALIALFALSYRARPRVIAETLESMRKLLSVDKNAEPGGKNPQ from the coding sequence ATGGAAATTCTAGACAGACTGGTCAACGTCGCGCTGATCGCAGCGACGCTGCGCACCACCGCGCCCATCCTTCTGGTCGCGCTTGGCGGCTCGTTCACCACCAAGGCCGGCATCTTCAACATCGGCCTCGAAGGGCAGATGCTGGTCGGCGCCTTCTTTGCCGTCCTCGGTTCGATCTGGACCGGTTCCGCACTCGCCGGCGTCGCCTGCGGCGTCGCGGCGGCGCTCGTCTTCGCCCTGGTCTTTGCTGTCCTGGTGGTGAGTTTCAAGGCCAATGAAGTGGTCGTCGGGCTGGCGCTGAACATCCTGGCCGGCGGCATGACGATCTCGCTGATGAAAGCGATCTTCGGCACGCGCGGTTCGATCGTCGGGCACGGCATCGTCGGCCTGCCGAAAGTCCAGCTGCCCGGTGCCCGCAACCTTCTCGGCTCATGGGCGCCGCTGATCTCCGGCTTCACGCCACTCGTCTATGTCGCCTTCATCGCCGTGCCGCTGCTGGTTCTGTGCTACAATCGGACGCGGCTCGGCCTCTATATCCGCGTCGTCGGCGAAAAGCCGGAAGCCGCCGAGGCGCTCGGTATCTCGATCACCCGCGTCCGCTATACCGCGTCGCTGCTGTGCGGATTGCTGGCGGGCCTCGCCGGCGCGCATCTGTCACTCGGCTACATCACCATGTTCACCGAAAACATGTCATCGGGCCGTGGTTTCATGGCGGTGGCAATCCTGATCTTTTCCAACGGCGATCCGCTGAAGGTGCTGGCTGGCTGCCTGCTGTTCGGCTTCGCCGATGCCTTTTCGTTGCGCCTGCAGACGTTCGGCTATCCGTCCTATCTGGTTCTCACCGTCCCCTATGTCGTCGCGCTGATCGCATTGTTCGCGCTGTCCTACCGGGCGCGCCCAAGGGTCATCGCGGAGACGCTGGAGTCGATGCGCAAACTGCTGTCGGTGGACAAGAACGCAGAGCCCGGCGGCAAAAATCCCCAGTGA
- a CDS encoding nucleoside hydrolase → MERIILDVDSAGDDILAVLFAAVNPKLRLEGVTTVTGAAGPIEQVTNVVLNTLTLAGRDDIPVHAGAWRPIVGNAKADMEAPVHFEKRLVARFGDRLKKFNPPAPTPVRQATSGHAVDFIIGTVMANPGEITLVTTGPLTNAAMALLQEPRLTGALKRLIVLGGNFQTPGNITPLSEYNIWADPEASRIVLNADVEKILVPLDICEDNRVADSMLTRDDIADMQAVARDNAVVDMIADSFPIYIDIWREFFDLVGFPMDDVITVALAFDPGLATMTEPLFADVVLDGRLARGQTVAYRGRQLLPGGGPRTTRICTGLDGRRFLDGFKKTIARYERAA, encoded by the coding sequence ATGGAACGCATAATCCTCGACGTGGATTCGGCCGGCGACGATATTCTCGCCGTGCTGTTTGCAGCGGTCAATCCAAAGCTTCGGCTCGAGGGCGTGACGACCGTGACAGGTGCGGCCGGCCCGATCGAGCAGGTCACCAACGTCGTCCTCAACACGCTGACGCTCGCCGGGCGTGACGACATCCCGGTTCACGCCGGCGCGTGGCGGCCGATCGTCGGCAACGCCAAGGCCGACATGGAGGCGCCGGTGCATTTCGAAAAACGGCTTGTTGCCCGGTTCGGCGATCGCCTGAAGAAGTTCAACCCGCCGGCGCCGACGCCGGTGCGGCAGGCCACATCGGGACATGCGGTCGATTTCATCATCGGCACGGTCATGGCCAATCCGGGCGAGATCACGCTGGTGACGACCGGCCCGTTGACCAACGCGGCGATGGCGCTTTTGCAGGAGCCGCGATTGACCGGCGCGCTGAAGCGGCTGATCGTGCTCGGCGGCAATTTCCAGACGCCGGGCAACATCACGCCCTTGTCGGAATACAACATCTGGGCCGACCCGGAAGCCTCGCGCATCGTGCTGAACGCCGATGTCGAGAAGATTCTCGTGCCGCTCGACATCTGCGAGGACAACCGCGTCGCCGACTCGATGCTGACGCGCGACGACATTGCCGACATGCAGGCCGTTGCGAGGGACAATGCGGTGGTCGACATGATCGCCGACAGCTTTCCCATCTACATCGACATCTGGCGCGAGTTCTTCGACCTCGTCGGCTTCCCGATGGACGACGTGATCACCGTGGCGCTGGCTTTCGATCCCGGCCTGGCGACGATGACCGAGCCGCTGTTCGCCGACGTCGTGCTCGACGGCAGGTTGGCGCGCGGCCAGACCGTCGCCTATCGCGGCCGGCAATTGTTGCCCGGCGGCGGACCCAGGACCACCCGCATCTGCACCGGCCTCGACGGCCGGCGTTTCCTCGACGGCTTCAAGAAAACCATAGCGCGCTACGAGCGGGCGGCGTGA
- a CDS encoding ABC transporter permease, translated as MMNDRLRAVSGQIIAVGAALLMGAVIILMVGESPARVFMTLLRGAFGDQEKIAGTLLQTTPILICGVAACIGLRGGMFNVGIEGQLFLGGFAAAWVGFAMPLPAGIHTLAALALAVVAGAAWVAIPAYFRARYNTNEVVSTILSNYVAVLLTSYFTIFLFKRPGGWSETPPILPTSYLPEIFTFSRLNWGLVIGLVLAVGAALVFRYTKWGYGVTMVGSAPKFAEYGGVNVKRQGFMVLLLSGAVGGLAGGVETLGVHHRFMEGFAPGFGFDGLIAALLANGSPVATIFTALFFGALRNGSLLLEVDTSASREIITVIQALIILSVSAQVLVRKRGDSQAGERRWKF; from the coding sequence ATGATGAATGACCGCTTGCGTGCCGTTTCCGGCCAGATCATCGCCGTCGGGGCGGCGCTGCTGATGGGCGCGGTCATCATCCTCATGGTCGGCGAAAGCCCGGCGCGTGTGTTCATGACACTGTTGCGCGGCGCCTTCGGCGACCAGGAGAAGATTGCCGGGACCTTGCTGCAGACGACGCCGATCCTGATCTGCGGTGTCGCAGCCTGTATCGGCTTGCGCGGCGGCATGTTCAACGTCGGCATCGAGGGCCAGCTTTTCCTCGGCGGCTTCGCCGCCGCCTGGGTCGGCTTTGCCATGCCCCTGCCCGCGGGTATTCACACGCTGGCCGCGCTGGCGCTCGCGGTCGTGGCAGGCGCGGCCTGGGTCGCCATCCCAGCCTACTTCCGCGCCCGCTACAACACCAACGAGGTCGTCTCGACGATCCTGTCGAACTACGTGGCGGTGCTGCTCACCTCCTATTTCACCATCTTCCTGTTCAAGCGGCCGGGTGGATGGTCGGAGACGCCGCCGATCCTGCCCACATCCTATCTGCCAGAGATCTTCACCTTCTCGCGGCTTAACTGGGGCCTGGTCATTGGCCTTGTGCTGGCGGTCGGCGCAGCCCTTGTCTTCCGCTACACCAAATGGGGCTACGGCGTCACGATGGTGGGTTCGGCGCCGAAATTCGCCGAATATGGCGGCGTCAACGTGAAACGCCAAGGTTTCATGGTCCTGCTCCTTTCGGGGGCCGTAGGCGGGCTGGCCGGTGGCGTCGAGACGCTCGGCGTCCATCACCGCTTCATGGAAGGATTTGCTCCCGGTTTCGGCTTTGATGGGCTGATCGCCGCCCTGCTTGCCAATGGCTCGCCGGTCGCCACCATCTTCACCGCGCTGTTCTTCGGCGCCCTGCGCAACGGGTCGCTGCTGCTCGAGGTCGATACCAGCGCTTCGCGCGAAATCATCACCGTGATCCAGGCGCTGATCATCCTCAGCGTGTCGGCCCAGGTGCTTGTGAGAAAGCGCGGCGACAGCCAGGCAGGGGAGCGGCGATGGAAATTCTAG
- a CDS encoding cysteine hydrolase: MPVDSFSSHRHDDAVRLDPRRAAVVVIDMVNEFCKPGGAMVLPGYETLVAPQLAVIEAARAAGVPVIWVHDSHRPGMRREREWLKRTPHCLEGSWGPEIIEDLGARDDEIHVIKRRYSAFFQTDLDLTLKDMQTDQLVIFGVVTNICVRSTIHDAFFEGYEVVVPSDCCAATGPREQESSLYDIATHFGVVSDSASVVAALRDGTSLQPASVAA, translated from the coding sequence ATGCCCGTGGACAGTTTTTCCTCACATCGGCACGATGACGCGGTGCGCCTCGATCCACGCCGTGCGGCCGTTGTCGTCATCGATATGGTCAATGAATTCTGCAAGCCCGGCGGAGCCATGGTCCTGCCTGGATACGAGACGCTGGTCGCACCGCAGCTGGCCGTCATCGAGGCGGCGCGCGCAGCCGGCGTCCCGGTGATCTGGGTTCATGACAGCCATCGGCCCGGCATGCGACGCGAGCGCGAATGGCTGAAGCGCACGCCGCATTGCCTGGAAGGAAGCTGGGGGCCGGAAATCATCGAGGACCTCGGCGCCCGCGACGATGAGATCCACGTGATCAAGCGGCGCTATTCGGCCTTCTTTCAAACCGACCTCGACCTGACGCTGAAAGATATGCAGACCGATCAGTTGGTCATCTTCGGCGTGGTCACCAACATCTGTGTGCGCTCGACCATCCATGACGCCTTTTTCGAGGGTTATGAGGTGGTGGTGCCCAGCGATTGCTGCGCGGCGACAGGGCCGCGCGAGCAGGAAAGTTCGCTCTACGACATAGCGACGCATTTCGGCGTGGTCAGCGATTCGGCAAGCGTCGTCGCAGCCCTTCGCGACGGAACGTCGCTTCAACCGGCGAGTGTTGCGGCTTGA
- a CDS encoding amino acid synthesis family protein — MNPEIRRIITIVEETRIEGGRPVDPPTRRAAAIAVIRNSYAGIYVEDLSALSAIGEVLGDILPKRAVAALGIAGDRVESFGKAAAVGADGELEHAAAILHPRLGAPFRDVLGKGAALIPSSKKRGGLGVPLDIPLGHKDAARVRSHFDGMEVRVPDAPRADEIVVAIAVTDSGRPHPRVGGLTKNKVVGKDGIS; from the coding sequence ATGAACCCGGAAATCCGCCGCATCATCACCATCGTCGAGGAAACCCGGATCGAAGGCGGACGCCCCGTCGATCCGCCGACGCGGCGTGCCGCGGCCATCGCGGTGATCCGCAACTCCTATGCGGGCATCTATGTCGAGGACCTGTCGGCGCTGAGTGCCATCGGCGAAGTGTTGGGCGATATCTTGCCCAAGCGCGCCGTCGCTGCTCTTGGTATTGCCGGCGACCGGGTCGAGAGCTTTGGCAAGGCGGCCGCCGTCGGCGCCGACGGCGAGCTCGAACATGCCGCCGCCATCCTTCATCCCAGGCTTGGCGCCCCGTTTCGCGATGTGCTCGGCAAGGGTGCCGCGCTCATTCCTTCATCGAAGAAGCGCGGTGGCCTCGGCGTGCCGCTCGACATCCCGCTCGGTCACAAGGATGCGGCGCGGGTGCGCAGCCATTTCGACGGCATGGAGGTTCGCGTGCCCGATGCACCGCGTGCCGACGAGATCGTCGTCGCCATCGCCGTCACCGATTCCGGCAGACCGCATCCGCGCGTCGGCGGACTGACCAAGAACAAGGTCGTCGGCAAGGACGGCATCAGCTAA
- a CDS encoding ABC transporter ATP-binding protein, with translation MLSNTPGSPTLHSTAAMAVELTGITKRFGAFVANDGIDLAVRRGEIHAIIGENGAGKTTLMNILFGLLQPDEGSIRLNGEEIVIADPSVAIKAGLGMVHQHFKLVPSLSVADNVFLGMEIRRHGLIDHAAQVARTRELSKRFGLQVDPTERVGLLSVGIEQRIEILKVLVRGARTIILDEPTAVLTPQESRELFQTLRSFVAEGMTVIFISHHLEEVMEVSDTVTVLRNGKKVATRPTAELSKDELVHMMVGREVSFDRRPRASLHGDVVLEVKDLWARDDRLLPALRDASFTVRSGEVVGIAGVAGNGQTELAEVLSGLRPASHGGAWLKGQNLTALSPAAIREAGLAHVPGDRMVRGVDRNASISANILMGRQHRAPWSRSGVLNWSAIGQNAETLIKDFDIRARGADDAVKRLSGGNIQKVVLAREFTNGADFLLIDQPTRGVDIGAQEAIHDEIMRQRAAGRAILLISVQLDELAALADRILVMFNGRIMGEVAGDDADEERIGMMMAGVAAPEVAAETA, from the coding sequence ATGTTGTCGAACACGCCGGGGTCGCCGACCCTCCACAGCACTGCCGCAATGGCCGTCGAGTTGACTGGCATCACCAAGCGTTTTGGTGCGTTCGTCGCCAATGACGGCATCGACCTTGCGGTCCGCCGCGGCGAGATCCACGCCATCATCGGCGAGAACGGTGCCGGCAAGACGACGCTGATGAACATCCTGTTCGGCCTCCTGCAGCCGGACGAAGGCTCGATCCGGCTGAACGGCGAAGAGATCGTGATCGCCGACCCGTCCGTGGCGATAAAGGCCGGTCTTGGCATGGTTCACCAGCATTTCAAGCTGGTTCCCTCGCTCTCGGTTGCCGACAACGTCTTTCTCGGCATGGAAATCCGTCGCCATGGATTGATCGACCACGCTGCACAGGTTGCGCGCACGCGCGAACTGTCGAAGCGCTTCGGCTTGCAGGTCGACCCGACCGAGCGCGTCGGGCTGCTCTCGGTCGGCATAGAGCAGCGCATCGAAATCCTGAAGGTTCTGGTGCGCGGCGCGCGCACCATCATCCTCGACGAACCGACCGCGGTGCTGACGCCGCAAGAGAGCCGTGAACTGTTCCAGACGCTGCGCAGCTTCGTGGCCGAGGGCATGACGGTGATCTTCATTTCGCACCACCTGGAAGAGGTGATGGAAGTGTCCGACACGGTGACGGTGCTGCGCAACGGCAAGAAGGTGGCGACCCGACCGACGGCCGAACTCAGCAAGGACGAGTTGGTGCACATGATGGTCGGCCGCGAGGTCAGCTTCGACCGCCGGCCGCGCGCGTCGCTGCATGGCGACGTGGTCCTCGAAGTGAAAGATCTGTGGGCGCGCGACGATCGCCTGCTGCCAGCCCTTCGCGACGCCAGTTTCACGGTCCGGTCCGGCGAGGTGGTGGGGATCGCGGGTGTGGCCGGCAATGGTCAGACGGAGCTGGCGGAAGTGCTTTCGGGCCTGCGGCCGGCAAGCCACGGCGGAGCTTGGCTGAAGGGCCAGAACCTCACCGCCCTCTCGCCCGCCGCGATCCGCGAGGCAGGCCTCGCCCATGTTCCAGGCGACCGCATGGTGCGCGGGGTCGATCGCAACGCTTCGATATCGGCCAACATCCTGATGGGCCGCCAGCACCGCGCACCATGGAGCCGCAGCGGCGTGCTCAACTGGAGCGCCATCGGTCAAAATGCCGAAACGCTGATCAAGGACTTCGATATTCGCGCACGCGGAGCGGATGATGCCGTCAAGCGGCTTTCGGGCGGAAACATCCAGAAGGTCGTTCTGGCGCGTGAATTCACCAACGGCGCCGACTTCCTGCTGATCGATCAGCCGACGCGCGGCGTCGACATCGGCGCCCAGGAGGCCATTCATGACGAGATCATGCGCCAGCGCGCCGCCGGCCGCGCGATCCTGCTGATTTCCGTGCAGCTCGACGAACTTGCCGCCCTTGCCGACCGCATCCTGGTGATGTTCAACGGGCGGATCATGGGCGAGGTCGCCGGCGACGACGCCGACGAGGAGCGCATCGGCATGATGATGGCGGGCGTGGCCGCGCCGGAAGTCGCCGCGGAGACCGCATGA
- a CDS encoding amino acid synthesis family protein — MPAVLVRKFLVQVEEIFHEGGPQAARPLKRGAVVAVIANPFAGRYVEEISGFMEDLKPLGLDMARRLIDAIGDGVTAIEGYGKGAIVGAAGELEHGALWHNPGGYAMRELLGNAKAIVPSTKKVGGPGTRIDIPITHINASYVRSHFDAIEIGIADAPRSDEMAVILAMTTGARVHARVGGLAAADIKGEDGLR, encoded by the coding sequence ATGCCGGCTGTGTTGGTCAGGAAATTTCTGGTTCAGGTCGAAGAGATTTTCCATGAGGGCGGGCCCCAGGCGGCACGCCCGCTCAAGCGCGGCGCGGTTGTCGCCGTCATCGCCAATCCCTTCGCCGGACGCTATGTCGAGGAGATCAGCGGCTTCATGGAGGATCTGAAGCCGCTCGGTCTCGATATGGCCCGGCGCCTGATCGACGCCATTGGTGACGGCGTCACTGCAATCGAAGGCTACGGCAAGGGCGCCATCGTCGGCGCTGCCGGCGAGCTTGAACATGGCGCACTCTGGCACAATCCGGGCGGCTACGCGATGCGCGAACTGCTCGGCAACGCCAAGGCGATCGTGCCTTCGACCAAGAAGGTCGGTGGCCCTGGAACGCGCATCGACATCCCGATAACGCACATAAATGCCTCCTATGTGCGCAGCCATTTCGATGCGATCGAGATCGGCATTGCCGACGCGCCGCGCAGCGACGAAATGGCGGTCATCCTGGCGATGACGACCGGCGCACGTGTTCATGCACGAGTCGGCGGCCTTGCCGCAGCCGACATCAAGGGCGAGGACGGCTTGCGATGA